Below is a genomic region from Lutra lutra chromosome 18, mLutLut1.2, whole genome shotgun sequence.
ATTTCTAGACTAATTAAAGGGCTTGATTAAAAAAAGGTACATCTGCCTAGCTGCCTACTGTCAAATTGAATTTTCATGCAAATTTACCCTCTTCTATTTTGGTGGGTCTGAGGATGACAACAGCAACACGACAAGAAGTTCTTGGCCTCTACCGCAGAATTTTCAGGCTTGCGAGGAAATGGCAGGCGGCATCAGGGCAGATGGAAGACaccattaaagaaaaacagtacATATTAAATGAAGCCAGAACACtgttccagaaaaacaaaaatgtaagtaGGCCCCAACTGGAGATTGTAAGGAGGAGGGCAGTTTCTTgggatgttttttctttttcatctgaaAACTGAGGGACTGAGCTGTACAGGTCACAGTGGCAGTGTATGGGGCTGGAAGGGCGCAGAGGCACAGCCCAGCTAGCTTGCTCAATGACTGGGAAGCAGAGCCCAGCCTGGatttctctcttcatttgtttCAGGTCTCAGTCCAGCCCGTAAGTGGCTCAGCGTCCTCAGAAGACCCCATGAGCCAGGTGACACAAGCCAGGCCAGTGAGGGTGTTCGGGGGAGGAGCGGTTCCTTGCCCACTGTGCCTCTTACCACCCCCTCCCACAGGAGGTGTgcagttaaacttttttttgtttccagTTCATAAACTATTCAAGGCCTCCAAATATAAATCCATTCAGAGGGAAGAGAATAGGATTAAGACACAGGGTTCCCTTCATAACTTCACTTTGAACTCGAGCCTCTTTGGCTAGCAGACTGAGTTTGCCCTTTGGGACCACAGAATTGGGTAAGATAGTGCCTCCATTAGCTACTTTAATGGAACTGCCCACCCAGACACCAGGGAGCCAAAGACCATCTGTAAGAGGCTTGATTTGAGCCATCCCAACCAACTATAAAGCATTAGCTGTTAGCGCCTTATGAAGACTGCCTGGCACTGAGCATGGAAAGAGACTTTCAGCTTCTGACTTTTCCTGCCTCCTTCTTATTGATCTCCCAGTCAATGCTTTCACTGTTCCCCTCATGAGATCTCCTGACAATctattctcttttccctctctgacCCCCATTTCTCTATCCTTTTTGGCCCTGTCTTCTCCACACACCCTCCGGCCGGCTGTAAGGATCTCCTGAAGGTCAGCCGTCTGCGCTGAGGCCCAGGGATCATGCCGCCACTTTCTGGTTCCAGCTCCCATATCCGAATACCCAGCCTCAGCCTCTCACCAGCCACCTGAAGGAGCTCACGACAGGCATGATGACCCAAAGCAGAACTCCTCCTTCCGCAAGGACACCTCCCTCTTCCAGTTTGCCTATTTCTGCTCTAGCTCCTGTGGCCACTCTGCAACTGTTTGCTCTCATTCTTTCAGTCAGCAAGTGTTGGAGTGCCCATCCTGTGCCAAACACTGGACTAGACATGGAGGATATAAAATGAGCGAAACCAAGACAGGATCCCTCAAAGATGTTTCAGAGTTAGATGGCAAGCAGTGTAAAATTGCAATTGGGGTAAGCACTACAAAAGAAACCCTCCCACCCTACAGTACCTTTTCCTTCTCAGAAGCCCTGAGGCCTCCCTGCTTCATAAAACCAACCTGCTTATAAAGCTTATCTCTGCCTTTCTGACCTCCAGTTTCTCCGACTTTTTGTGCCACACACCAGAGTGTATTGAAAATGtctgttctgtgttttttatGAGCTTATAGGTACACTTAATGAATTTATTAGTATATTTATAAGTCAATATAAGTACATTAGTGGGAGCCATGAGCTCAGAAACTTTATTGAAAGGAGTAGATAATCAAAAAGTTGGGAGACCACTAATCTGTGCCTACACCTGAGGAGCTGGTCATCctcttttcttgtttcatttctgttgCTGTGGTCTCCTCAACCAGATTGTTGGTTCCTCGAACACACAGTGTCTTATACTTTCTTATATATCCTGTGGGACCTGCCTTGTGGTTGTCACTAAATTCATGAGCATTTACAAATACTTTGGCTTGACTTACCttctccaggaagtcttcctcaACTTCTCTACCTTCACTCAGCCCCCAGCAGAAATCtgttctgaggggcgcctgggtggctcagtgggttaaagcctctgccttaggctcaggtcagggtcctgggatcgagccccacatcaagctctctgctcagcagggagcctgcttcctcctctctctgcctgcctctctgcctacttgtgatatctctctctgtcaaataaataaataaaatcttaaaaaaaaaaaagaaatctgttctgAATTCCTATGTAGCCGTGTACAGTAGTCACCCTGTTGATTACATGCCTCTGTGCCTTTTCTGGAGCTTCATGCTTCAGAGTTGTTCTGCCCAGGTAGTAACCTTGATAGTTGAAGGCAGGGACCATGGCCTCCGTGTCTAGCTCAGTGCTGGAGATAACCATAGCAGGATGGGCCCAGTAAACCTTTTCAGGCTGACTCATGTGAGGACTGCTCAAGACCCTTGGGTTTTCAGTTACGGCAGTAATCAGTCCTTCCTTTGCCTCTGCTTGAACTGGCCCGGTGTTGTGTGAACCAGACGGAAGTGTATGTGCCCATGATGCTACATGAGTGAGATTATTTTGTATGCCTGGGGAGGAGATATATGgggttttaattttaagatatgtACTTGTTTTGCCGTgtattagaaagaaaatagaatatcaGGTAATTTTACAGATACTATGCCTAGGAGG
It encodes:
- the LYRM1 gene encoding LYR motif-containing protein 1 isoform X8 codes for the protein MGGLRMTTATRQEVLGLYRRIFRLARKWQAASGQMEDTIKEKQYILNEARTLFQKNKNVSVQPVSGSASSEDPMSQVTQASQQVLECPSCAKHWTRHGGYKMSETKTGSLKDVSELDGKQCKIAIGLTDTDQIKQCIDECTARIEIGLHYQIPYPRPIHLPPMGLTPLRGRGLRSQEKLRKLSKPVYLKSHDEIS
- the LYRM1 gene encoding LYR motif-containing protein 1 isoform X6, giving the protein MGGRLRHDVRKDVRSRRQISSRWFSPAWPTGPARRSSAAAQLSSRHRLLLARGRLRHFCGWGKAGLTQSLRMTTATRQEVLGLYRRIFRLARKWQAASGQMEDTIKEKQYILNEARTLFQKNKNVSVQPVSGSASSEDPMSQVTQASQQVLECPSCAKHWTRHGGYKMSETKTGSLKDVSELDGKQCKIAIGILNISFTGW
- the LYRM1 gene encoding LYR motif-containing protein 1 isoform X10, with protein sequence MTTATRQEVLGLYRRIFRLARKWQAASGQMEDTIKEKQYILNEARTLFQKNKNVSVQPVSGSASSEDPMSQVTQASQQVLECPSCAKHWTRHGGYKMSETKTGSLKDVSELDGKQCKIAIGLTDTDQIKQCIDECTARIEIGLHYQIPYPRPIHLPPMGLTPLRGRGLRSQEKLRKLSKPVYLKSHDEIS
- the LYRM1 gene encoding LYR motif-containing protein 1 isoform X11; the protein is MGATRQEVLGLYRRIFRLARKWQAASGQMEDTIKEKQYILNEARTLFQKNKNVSVQPVSGSASSEDPMSQVTQASQQVLECPSCAKHWTRHGGYKMSETKTGSLKDVSELDGKQCKIAIGLTDTDQIKQCIDECTARIEIGLHYQIPYPRPIHLPPMGLTPLRGRGLRSQEKLRKLSKPVYLKSHDEIS
- the LYRM1 gene encoding LYR motif-containing protein 1 isoform X5, which translates into the protein MEKWQGLVKHSILAQATRQEVLGLYRRIFRLARKWQAASGQMEDTIKEKQYILNEARTLFQKNKNVSVQPVSGSASSEDPMSQVTQASQQVLECPSCAKHWTRHGGYKMSETKTGSLKDVSELDGKQCKIAIGLTDTDQIKQCIDECTARIEIGLHYQIPYPRPIHLPPMGLTPLRGRGLRSQEKLRKLSKPVYLKSHDEIS
- the LYRM1 gene encoding LYR motif-containing protein 1 isoform X12, whose amino-acid sequence is MEDTIKEKQYILNEARTLFQKNKNVSVQPVSGSASSEDPMSQVTQASQQVLECPSCAKHWTRHGGYKMSETKTGSLKDVSELDGKQCKIAIGLTDTDQIKQCIDECTARIEIGLHYQIPYPRPIHLPPMGLTPLRGRGLRSQEKLRKLSKPVYLKSHDEIS